A window from Mycobacterium saskatchewanense encodes these proteins:
- a CDS encoding malate dehydrogenase yields MSASPVKVAVTGAAGQIGYSLLFRLASGALLGADRPIELRLLEIEPALKALEGVVMELDDCAFPLLAGVEIGADPNKIFDGVNLALLVGARPRTKGMERGDLLEANGAIFTAQGKALNSVAAQDVRIGVTGNPANTNALIAMSNAPDIPRERFTALTRLDHNRAISQLAKKTGAAVTDIKKMTIWGNHSATQYPDVFHAEVGGKNAAEVIGDQAWIENDFIPTVAKRGAAIIDARGASSAASAASATIDAARDWLLGSPEGNWVSMAVVSDGSYGVPEGLISSFPVTTKAGDWTIVQGLEIDDFSRGKIDASTAELADERSAVTELGLI; encoded by the coding sequence GTGAGCGCAAGTCCTGTCAAGGTCGCCGTCACCGGCGCCGCCGGCCAGATCGGCTACAGCCTGTTGTTCCGCCTGGCGAGCGGCGCGCTGCTGGGCGCCGACCGCCCGATCGAGCTGCGTCTGCTCGAGATCGAGCCGGCGCTCAAGGCGCTCGAGGGTGTCGTGATGGAGCTCGATGACTGCGCATTCCCCCTGCTGGCGGGCGTCGAGATCGGCGCCGACCCGAACAAGATCTTCGACGGTGTGAACCTCGCCCTGCTGGTCGGTGCCCGCCCGCGCACCAAGGGTATGGAGCGCGGTGACCTGCTGGAGGCCAACGGCGCGATCTTCACCGCGCAGGGCAAGGCCCTCAACTCGGTCGCGGCGCAGGACGTCCGGATCGGCGTGACCGGCAACCCGGCCAACACCAACGCGCTGATCGCGATGAGCAACGCACCCGACATCCCGCGGGAGCGGTTCACCGCGCTGACGCGCCTCGACCACAACCGGGCGATCTCCCAGCTGGCCAAGAAGACGGGCGCCGCGGTCACCGACATCAAGAAGATGACGATCTGGGGCAACCACTCGGCGACCCAGTACCCCGACGTGTTCCACGCCGAGGTGGGCGGGAAGAACGCCGCCGAGGTCATCGGCGACCAGGCGTGGATCGAGAACGACTTCATCCCGACCGTCGCCAAGCGCGGCGCGGCGATCATCGATGCGCGCGGCGCCTCGTCGGCCGCGTCGGCCGCGTCGGCGACCATCGACGCCGCGCGTGACTGGCTGCTGGGCAGCCCGGAGGGCAACTGGGTGTCCATGGCCGTCGTCTCCGACGGCTCGTATGGCGTGCCGGAGGGCCTGATCTCCTCGTTCCCGGTGACCACCAAGGCCGGCGACTGGACGATCGTGCAGGGGCTCGAGATCGACGACTTCTCCCGCGGCAAGATCGACGCGTCGACCGCGGAACTGGCCGATGAGCGCAGCGCGGTGACGGAGCTCGGACTCATCTAG
- the corA gene encoding magnesium/cobalt transporter CorA — MFPGPDALPEVLRPLVREPNDTQKSNSLPVQEVRHDALVDCAVYAEGLRLPGQLSYAAALNKVREIEMLGHESFVWVGLREPDTHQMQEVADIFGLHPLAVEDAVCAHQRPKLERYDDTLFLVLKTVNYVPHESVVAARQIVETGEIMIFVGADFVVTVRHGEHGGLSAVRKRMEADSQQMRLGPYAVMHAIADDVVDHYLEVSALVEADIDSIEEVAFAPGRKLDVEPIYLLKREVVELRRCVNPLSGAFHRMQIENKDLISKEVRRYLRDVADHQSEAADHINSYDDMLNSLIQAALARVGMQQNSDMRKISAWAGIVAVPTMIAGIYGMNFEFMPELKWHWSYPVVVGIMATSCLVLYFSFRKVDWL; from the coding sequence GTGTTTCCCGGGCCCGACGCGTTACCCGAAGTGCTGCGACCGCTCGTGCGCGAACCTAACGACACGCAGAAGTCGAATTCGCTTCCCGTCCAGGAGGTGCGGCACGACGCGCTGGTCGACTGCGCGGTCTACGCCGAGGGTCTCCGGCTGCCGGGACAGTTAAGTTACGCCGCCGCGCTCAACAAGGTTCGCGAGATCGAAATGCTGGGCCACGAGTCATTCGTCTGGGTCGGCTTGCGCGAGCCGGACACGCACCAGATGCAGGAAGTGGCCGACATTTTCGGTCTGCACCCATTGGCCGTCGAAGACGCCGTTTGCGCGCATCAGCGACCGAAGCTGGAACGCTACGACGACACGTTGTTCTTGGTCCTGAAGACCGTCAACTATGTCCCGCATGAATCGGTGGTAGCGGCCCGCCAGATCGTCGAAACCGGCGAAATCATGATCTTCGTCGGGGCCGACTTCGTGGTCACCGTGCGCCACGGCGAGCACGGCGGCTTGTCCGCGGTGCGCAAGCGCATGGAAGCCGACTCCCAACAGATGCGCCTGGGCCCGTATGCCGTGATGCACGCGATCGCCGATGACGTCGTTGACCACTACCTCGAGGTGAGCGCTCTGGTGGAAGCCGACATCGACAGCATCGAGGAGGTGGCGTTCGCCCCGGGCCGCAAGCTCGACGTCGAACCGATTTATCTGCTCAAACGAGAGGTCGTCGAACTCCGCCGGTGCGTCAACCCACTGTCGGGCGCGTTTCATCGAATGCAGATTGAAAACAAGGACCTGATTTCCAAGGAAGTCCGGCGCTACCTGCGCGACGTCGCCGACCACCAATCCGAGGCCGCGGACCATATCAACAGCTACGACGACATGCTCAACTCGCTGATACAGGCGGCGCTGGCTCGCGTCGGGATGCAGCAGAACAGCGACATGCGCAAGATATCGGCCTGGGCCGGCATCGTCGCGGTGCCGACCATGATCGCGGGCATCTATGGCATGAACTTCGAGTTCATGCCCGAGCTGAAGTGGCATTGGAGCTACCCGGTGGTGGTCGGCATAATGGCCACCTCGTGTCTGGTGCTGTACTTCAGCTTCCGAAAGGTCGACTGGCTCTAG